One Polaribacter sp. SA4-12 genomic window carries:
- a CDS encoding outer membrane lipoprotein-sorting protein translates to MKKKQFLQFIIGVVVCTLPFTSMYSQQGLLAKDIVKKADSNMRGKTSQADITIKIIRPTWSREMKMKAWTKGDDYSIILVTSPAKEKGTVFLKRVKEVWNWIPSIERNIKLPPSMMSQSWMGTDFTNDDLVKEASSVSDYNHKLLKKETISDKDCYKIEMIPKPSAAIVWEKVIVWIDTKDFLQLKTEFYDEDGELVNIMNASEVKEVGGRKITSKIEMFPVDKEGNSTVIIYNDIIFDTPIKDNFFTTRNIKQLK, encoded by the coding sequence ATGAAGAAAAAACAATTCTTACAATTTATTATTGGTGTTGTTGTTTGTACTTTACCATTTACCTCAATGTATTCTCAACAAGGTCTTTTAGCAAAAGACATTGTAAAGAAGGCAGATAGTAATATGCGTGGTAAAACATCGCAAGCAGATATTACTATTAAAATAATTAGGCCTACTTGGAGTAGAGAAATGAAAATGAAAGCATGGACCAAGGGAGACGATTATTCCATAATTTTAGTGACATCACCAGCTAAAGAAAAAGGAACCGTGTTTTTAAAACGTGTAAAAGAGGTTTGGAATTGGATACCATCTATTGAACGGAATATAAAATTACCACCATCTATGATGTCTCAGAGTTGGATGGGAACTGATTTTACCAATGATGATTTGGTTAAAGAAGCGTCTTCAGTTTCAGATTACAACCATAAACTCTTAAAAAAAGAAACCATTTCTGATAAAGACTGTTATAAAATTGAAATGATACCAAAGCCTTCTGCAGCTATTGTATGGGAAAAGGTGATTGTTTGGATAGATACTAAAGACTTTTTACAGCTAAAAACAGAATTCTATGATGAAGATGGTGAATTGGTTAATATCATGAATGCTAGTGAAGTTAAAGAAGTAGGAGGCAGAAAAATAACTTCAAAAATTGAAATGTTCCCTGTTGATAAAGAAGGAAATAGTACTGTGATTATATATAATGATATCATTTTTGATACCCCTATTAAAGATAATTTTTTTACCACAAGAAATATAAAACAATTAAAATAA